The Chelonia mydas isolate rCheMyd1 chromosome 3, rCheMyd1.pri.v2, whole genome shotgun sequence genome includes a region encoding these proteins:
- the ATF3 gene encoding cyclic AMP-dependent transcription factor ATF-3, producing MMLQNPSQVSASEVSASAIVPCLSPTASLGFEDFTNLTPLVKEELRFAIQNKCLSHRMSSTLDTVTVLERPVEMSALKAEFSPQEDERKKRRRERNKIAAAKCRNKKKEKTECLQKESEKLETINAELKAQIEELKNEKQHLIYMLNLHRPTCIVRAQNGRTPEDERNLFIQQIKEGTLQG from the exons ATGATGCTCCAAAACCCAAGCCAGGTATCTGCATCAGAAGTCAGCGCCTCCGCAATTGTTCCCTGTTTGTCTCCTACAGCATCACTAGGGTTTGAGGATTTCACAAATCTAACCCCACTGGTGAAAGAAGAATTGAGATTTGCCATCCAAAATAAGTGCCTATCCCACAGGATGTCTTCCACATTGGATACAGTGACAGTGTTGGAAAGACCTGTTGAAATGTCTGCTCTGAAAGCAGAG TTTTCACCCCAAGAAgatgaaaggaaaaagagaagaagggaAAGGAACAAAATTGCAGCTGCAAAATGCCGCAACAAAAAGAaggagaaaacagaatgtttgcagaaa GAATCAGAAAAGTTGGAAACTATCAACGCAGAACTAAAGGCCCAGATTGAAGAGCTAAAGAACGAGAAACAACATTTGATATACATGCTCAATCTCCACAGGCCCACTTGCATAGTTCGAGCACAGAACGGGAGGACACCTGAGGATGAAAGAAACCTCTTTATTCAACAGATCAAAGAAGGAACATTGCAGGGTTAA